One Anaerolineales bacterium genomic window carries:
- a CDS encoding ABC transporter permease: MEVFLIGLVAAALRVATPLILGTLGELFSERAGILNLGIEGTMFFGAFVGFVVAEASGSLWLGVLAAIVAGIASGLLMSLLAVRLGANQHVSGLGITLLLTGLSLFAFRLIYGERQVLPAIQPFGKISPFGELPILGPIFEQYLMTYLAVLLVPVAWWVLYRTNFGLQVRAVGENPEAADAAGVNVFLVRYLSLAIAGGLMGAAGSFLSLAQLGAFSFGIIAGRGWVCIALIVFGNWDPVKVLWGALLFGGVFALQLRLQTTGLDLPYEFFLALPYLTTIAGLALAGRNAAYPAALLKPYRRE; encoded by the coding sequence ATGGAAGTCTTCCTGATCGGTCTGGTGGCTGCCGCCTTGCGGGTCGCAACGCCTCTGATCCTGGGGACACTCGGAGAGCTGTTCTCCGAGCGGGCCGGCATCCTCAACCTGGGGATCGAAGGGACCATGTTCTTCGGCGCCTTCGTTGGGTTTGTAGTGGCCGAGGCCAGCGGCTCGCTCTGGCTGGGTGTGCTGGCGGCGATCGTGGCCGGCATTGCCTCCGGCCTGCTCATGAGCCTGCTCGCCGTGCGACTGGGCGCCAACCAGCACGTCTCGGGGCTGGGGATCACGCTGCTGCTTACCGGGTTGTCGCTCTTCGCCTTCCGGCTGATCTATGGCGAGCGCCAGGTGCTCCCGGCAATCCAGCCTTTCGGCAAGATCTCACCCTTCGGCGAGCTTCCGATCCTTGGGCCCATCTTCGAACAGTACCTGATGACCTACCTGGCGGTCCTGCTCGTCCCCGTCGCCTGGTGGGTGTTGTATCGAACCAACTTCGGGCTGCAGGTGCGCGCCGTGGGAGAGAATCCGGAAGCAGCGGACGCGGCCGGCGTGAACGTGTTCCTGGTGCGGTACCTCTCGCTGGCCATTGCCGGAGGCCTGATGGGCGCGGCCGGTTCGTTTCTCTCGCTGGCCCAACTGGGCGCATTCAGTTTCGGCATCATTGCGGGGCGGGGCTGGGTGTGCATCGCACTGATCGTCTTCGGGAATTGGGACCCGGTGAAGGTGCTGTGGGGCGCACTGCTGTTTGGCGGCGTTTTCGCGCTGCAACTGCGGCTGCAGACCACCGGCCTGGATCTGCCCTACGAGTTCTTCCTGGCGTTGCCCTACCTGACGACCATCGCCGGCCTGGCCCTGGCGGGCCGGAATGCGGCCTACCCGGCGGCGCTGCTCAAGCCCTATCGGCGGGAGTAG
- a CDS encoding BMP family protein — MTKLRVVSVLMASVLIAGALAACAPAAIPTPQTIVQTVIVEALVQAATQAPEAPKPLVVFGAFATPIEEPWDGVIHAALNKAMDAGQIDYSYTENIGYSGDMERVLRETAEQLKPDIIFGDAFGNEEAVRRVAAEYPEIAFVFGSGLGPTDPNTSVFDNWIHEPAYLSGMLAGGLTKTGKIGVVGGLPVPEVNRLINAFTAGAKEVNPEAKVLVSFINSWFDPAAAKEAALAQIDAGADVLYAERFGVIEAAKENGLFAFGNMSDQNSLAPDFVVSGPVWNMDPTVAYVINQVQSGAYTAQDLKDFSMVGKGGASLAPFHGTESKLPADLLQMVKDKAQAIKDGLFRVDIDEKQPAAVN; from the coding sequence GTGACTAAGCTGCGCGTGGTTTCCGTTCTGATGGCAAGCGTTTTGATCGCGGGGGCGTTGGCGGCCTGCGCTCCGGCCGCAATCCCCACCCCTCAAACCATTGTTCAAACCGTGATCGTTGAGGCCCTAGTGCAGGCCGCCACCCAGGCCCCTGAGGCGCCGAAGCCGCTGGTCGTCTTTGGCGCTTTCGCCACCCCGATCGAGGAGCCGTGGGATGGCGTCATCCATGCCGCCCTGAACAAGGCCATGGATGCGGGACAGATCGACTACAGCTACACCGAGAACATCGGCTACTCCGGCGATATGGAGCGCGTCTTGCGCGAGACCGCCGAGCAGTTGAAGCCGGATATCATCTTCGGCGACGCCTTTGGCAATGAGGAGGCGGTACGCCGCGTCGCCGCGGAGTATCCGGAGATCGCTTTCGTGTTCGGCTCGGGTCTGGGGCCGACAGATCCCAACACGTCGGTTTTTGACAACTGGATCCATGAGCCGGCATACCTCAGCGGCATGCTGGCCGGAGGGCTGACCAAGACGGGCAAGATCGGCGTGGTCGGCGGGCTTCCAGTCCCAGAAGTGAACCGGCTGATCAATGCCTTCACCGCCGGCGCCAAGGAAGTGAATCCCGAGGCCAAGGTCCTGGTGAGCTTCATCAACAGCTGGTTCGATCCGGCGGCCGCCAAGGAAGCGGCATTGGCCCAGATCGACGCCGGGGCGGACGTGCTGTATGCCGAGCGCTTTGGCGTGATCGAGGCGGCCAAGGAGAACGGGCTGTTCGCCTTTGGGAATATGAGCGATCAGAACTCACTCGCCCCCGACTTCGTGGTGAGCGGCCCGGTCTGGAACATGGATCCGACCGTGGCCTACGTCATCAACCAGGTGCAAAGCGGGGCCTACACGGCCCAGGACCTGAAGGACTTCAGCATGGTCGGTAAGGGCGGCGCAAGTCTGGCTCCGTTCCACGGCACCGAGAGCAAACTGCCCGCGGATCTGCTGCAGATGGTCAAGGATAAGGCACAGGCCATCAAGGACGGCCTCTTCCGCGTAGATATCGATGAGAAACAACCGGCCGCAGTGAACTGA
- a CDS encoding ABC transporter ATP-binding protein, producing MLAVEMQGITKRFGPVVANDRVDFDLEQGEVHALLGENGAGKTTLMRILYGLYHADAGAIRVRGQPERIQSPHDAIRLGIGMVTQHFTLVPPLSVAENVVLGHATGFRVRPGEAERRVAEAAERFGLEVKPKALVRHLAAGERQRVEILKALYREARVLILDEPTSVLVPQEVDSLFETLERLCREGLSIIFISHKLREVMTVCHRITVLRDGHVVGTVHKSATTQPQLARMMVGRETFGVRRQSERPRGQMLLRIRDLAALDREGMAALRGVSLEVGAGEIVGVAGVSGNGQAELARVLCGTLKPSQGEVSVSGEDLTGASPNRMSAAGVGRIPEERSEGLVADLSVAENLALEHLGDFSRAGNLDRRRIRRRAEELIAEYQIKASPNDRARTLSGGNMQKVVLARALSRNPRVVIASQPTHGLDVGATEYVRSKLLEQRDRGAAVLLLSEDLDEVLALSDRIAVIYEGRIVGEVAGSEAQLEQLGLWMSGATKGTDADSH from the coding sequence GTGTTAGCTGTCGAGATGCAGGGCATCACCAAGCGATTCGGCCCCGTGGTGGCCAACGACCGCGTCGATTTCGATCTGGAGCAGGGCGAAGTCCACGCCCTGCTGGGAGAAAACGGCGCCGGCAAGACCACCTTGATGCGCATCCTCTACGGCCTGTACCATGCCGACGCGGGAGCAATCCGCGTCCGAGGTCAACCAGAACGCATCCAGTCACCGCATGACGCCATCCGCCTGGGAATCGGGATGGTCACGCAGCACTTCACGCTCGTGCCTCCGCTGAGCGTGGCGGAAAACGTAGTGCTCGGGCACGCCACCGGGTTCCGGGTAAGGCCTGGGGAAGCCGAGCGACGCGTGGCCGAGGCCGCCGAGCGATTCGGCCTGGAAGTGAAACCCAAGGCGCTGGTGCGGCATTTGGCTGCGGGTGAGCGCCAGCGTGTGGAGATTCTGAAGGCGCTCTACCGGGAAGCGCGGGTGCTCATCCTTGACGAGCCGACCTCGGTTCTCGTTCCGCAGGAGGTCGACTCCCTGTTCGAGACGCTCGAGCGTCTGTGCCGCGAGGGGCTGTCGATCATCTTCATCAGCCACAAGCTGCGCGAAGTGATGACGGTCTGCCATCGGATCACCGTCCTGCGGGACGGCCACGTGGTGGGCACGGTCCACAAATCGGCGACCACCCAGCCGCAACTGGCGCGCATGATGGTGGGCCGCGAGACCTTCGGCGTGAGGCGGCAGTCCGAGCGGCCACGCGGCCAGATGCTGCTGCGGATCCGCGACCTTGCCGCCCTCGACCGAGAAGGGATGGCGGCCCTGCGCGGAGTCTCGCTGGAGGTGGGGGCGGGCGAGATCGTGGGCGTGGCCGGGGTCTCGGGCAACGGGCAGGCAGAACTGGCACGCGTGCTATGCGGCACTCTCAAGCCCAGCCAGGGAGAGGTGAGCGTGTCGGGAGAGGACCTCACCGGCGCTTCTCCCAATCGGATGTCGGCCGCCGGCGTGGGGCGGATCCCCGAGGAGCGGAGCGAAGGACTGGTGGCCGATCTGAGCGTAGCGGAGAACCTGGCGCTGGAACATCTCGGAGATTTCTCAAGGGCGGGGAACCTCGATCGCCGACGAATCCGACGGCGGGCCGAGGAGTTGATCGCCGAGTACCAGATCAAGGCTTCCCCCAACGACCGCGCCCGGACGCTCTCCGGCGGCAACATGCAGAAGGTGGTGCTTGCGCGCGCCCTCTCACGCAACCCCCGCGTGGTCATCGCCTCGCAACCCACCCACGGCCTTGATGTGGGAGCGACCGAGTACGTTCGCAGCAAACTCCTCGAGCAGCGCGACCGAGGCGCAGCGGTGCTCCTGCTCTCGGAGGATCTCGACGAAGTGCTGGCGCTCTCCGACCGGATCGCGGTGATCTACGAGGGGCGCATCGTGGGGGAAGTGGCCGGTTCCGAAGCCCAGCTGGAGCAACTCGGGCTGTGGATGTCGGGCGCCACCAAGGGAACCGATGCCGATTCGCATTGA
- a CDS encoding nucleoside deaminase: MDPFMEAALEEARRGLREGGIPIGAVLVRQGKIIGRGHNQRVQQADPILHAEIDCLRSAGRIGTYRETTLYSTLMPCYLCSGAVVQFGIRQVVAGESESLQGGAELMEAHGVQVLNLDLDECKELMRQFIRQNPQLWLEDIGQV; encoded by the coding sequence ATGGACCCGTTCATGGAGGCTGCACTTGAGGAGGCCCGCCGGGGGTTGCGCGAGGGCGGCATCCCGATCGGGGCGGTTCTGGTGCGCCAAGGGAAGATCATCGGACGCGGCCACAACCAACGCGTGCAGCAGGCCGACCCGATTCTGCACGCCGAAATCGACTGCCTGCGAAGCGCCGGGCGGATTGGCACCTATCGAGAGACGACGCTATATTCCACCCTCATGCCCTGTTACCTGTGTTCGGGGGCCGTGGTGCAGTTCGGCATCCGCCAGGTGGTTGCAGGAGAATCTGAGAGCTTGCAGGGTGGGGCCGAGTTGATGGAAGCCCATGGAGTTCAGGTTCTCAACCTGGACCTGGACGAGTGCAAGGAGCTCATGCGCCAGTTCATTCGCCAGAACCCCCAGCTTTGGCTGGAGGACATCGGGCAAGTTTGA
- a CDS encoding ABC transporter permease, protein MPIRIERAPAPVWMRLAIPLAAVVVTFVLTAVLVVWAKASPLEAYYYFLIAPLSTRVSAIEVLVKSTPLLLTGAAVTFAFSAGYWNIGVEGQLYAGAIAAAGLGMVLGGLPPILALPLMLLGGFLAGMLWALVPALLRVKLAIDEVVTTLLLNSVMLFLVSFILNGPWRDPISGWPQSPQIEPSTVLPKLLPRSRLHLGFIVAMAVIALLWYLLSRTTLGLRMRATGMGREAARFAGVDVDRTVLVAALASGGIAGLAGVGEVAGIHFHLIDAISPGFGYTGIIVATLGALHPLGVAMAALFIGLIGTGAQTVSRALGVPAFLGDVVQATLLLVTLGMFLLLNYRIRVVRAGRGSSAGRAPGIGVRDDAR, encoded by the coding sequence ATGCCGATTCGCATTGAGCGCGCCCCGGCTCCCGTGTGGATGCGGTTGGCCATCCCGCTGGCGGCGGTGGTGGTCACCTTCGTTCTCACCGCCGTTCTGGTGGTTTGGGCCAAGGCCAGCCCGCTGGAGGCCTATTACTACTTCCTGATAGCCCCGCTTTCGACCCGGGTCAGCGCCATCGAGGTGCTGGTGAAGTCCACGCCCCTACTCCTCACGGGGGCGGCGGTCACCTTCGCCTTCTCAGCCGGCTACTGGAATATTGGTGTAGAGGGCCAGCTGTATGCCGGGGCGATTGCGGCCGCAGGTCTGGGGATGGTGCTGGGAGGCTTGCCTCCGATCTTGGCGCTGCCCCTGATGCTCCTGGGAGGGTTCCTGGCCGGAATGCTGTGGGCGCTGGTGCCGGCCCTGCTTCGGGTGAAGCTCGCAATTGACGAGGTCGTCACCACCCTGCTCCTGAACTCCGTCATGCTCTTCCTTGTCAGCTTCATCCTGAACGGACCCTGGCGGGACCCGATCTCGGGTTGGCCCCAGTCCCCGCAGATTGAACCCAGTACGGTTCTGCCGAAGCTCCTGCCGCGTTCTCGGCTGCACCTGGGGTTCATCGTGGCCATGGCGGTCATTGCCCTGCTCTGGTACCTGCTATCGCGCACCACGCTGGGATTGCGCATGCGCGCTACCGGCATGGGCCGCGAGGCTGCTCGCTTTGCCGGCGTGGATGTCGATCGGACGGTACTTGTCGCCGCTCTCGCCAGCGGCGGAATCGCCGGGTTAGCCGGCGTGGGCGAGGTGGCAGGGATTCATTTTCACCTGATCGACGCGATTTCACCGGGCTTCGGCTACACCGGAATCATCGTGGCCACCCTGGGGGCGCTGCATCCTTTGGGGGTGGCAATGGCGGCGCTCTTCATCGGCCTGATTGGCACCGGCGCCCAGACGGTGAGTCGAGCGCTGGGAGTGCCCGCCTTCCTTGGCGACGTGGTCCAGGCGACTTTGCTTCTGGTGACCCTGGGGATGTTCCTTCTCCTGAACTACCGGATTCGAGTCGTGCGTGCGGGGCGAGGCTCGAGTGCAGGCCGGGCTCCCGGGATTGGAGTGCGAGACGATGCTCGGTAG